The Nakamurella antarctica genomic interval GGGATCATTGCCCGCTCTCAGGGTCGGTGACCCTGCCGACGTCGCCAGCGCCGGCTCTGAGTGCCGCACTGGCGACCTATCTTGACCATCTTGCGGTAGAGCGGGGGATGGCGCAGAACACCTTGGTGTCCTACCGCCGAGACTTGGAGAGGTATATCCAGTACCTCACGGCCGCCGGGGTGTCCGAACCCGCCGAGGTTTCCCCAGCTATGGTTGCCCAATTCTTGGCTGGTTTGCGTGCGGGGGACGATGGCCGAGTGCCGTTGGCTGCCTCATCAGCGGCGCGAGCGGTAGTAGCTGCACGCGGGTGGCACAAATTCCTGGCGATGGAAGGTGTGGTGGCACTGGATGCCTCCCGCGATGTGCACCCTCCCAGCCCGGCGAAACGACTTCCCAAGGCGCTGCCGGTGCACGAGATTACTGCGCTGATCGACAGCGTCATCGGGGACGAACCCCGACAACTGCGCGACCGTGCGATCCTGGAGTTTCTCTACGGAACGGGTGCGCGGATCTCCGAAGTGATCGGACTCGATATCGGCGACGTTGATCTCGACCAGCAGTCGGCGAAGCTTCGTGGCAAGGGATCCAAGGAGCGCTATGTACCCGTCGGGTCGTACGCGAAGGCGGCGCTTGCTGCGTATGTGGTCCGGGGTCGCCCCGCATTGCTGGCCGCAGGTGGCCGGAGTAATCATGCGGTGTTTTTAAATGCCCGCGGTGGTCGGTTGACGCGGCAGGCTGCATGGACGATTTTGCGCTCCGCAGCAGAGCGCTCGGGTGTGGTCAGTAGAGTTTCGCCGCACACCATGCGCCACTCCTTTGCCACGCACCTGCTCGAAGGCGGCGCCGATATCCGCTCGGTGCAGGAACTCCTGGGGCACGCATCAGTCACGACGACCCAGGTATACACACTTGTCACGATTGAGGCCCTGCGAGAGGTGTATGCCACTTCGCATCCGCGAGCCCGCTGAGGGTCCCTGCCGCGTGGTCTTGGCCGGGATTATTTTTACATCCGCAGTTGTCGACGCGCCGCGTTGTCTGCGTCGCCCCGACCCGCCTACTGTAGTGAGAGCACGCCCCGCTTGTAATCACGTGACCTGGGGTTTTCTGTTTTCAGGTAGAGGGAGAAGTTACGCCGATGAGCGCACCGGACGACGCATCCTGGATTGCGGCTGCCGGAGCGCCAAGCCGATTCCAAGAGCGTTCCGCCGAGTCCACTCGCTACGAGAGTGCCCCCGCGTCCGCCGCGCCCGAGGCGAATGGCGAAACGGCCACGCGCGAAGCGCGCACGGATGAAGGCGCCAGCGAGCGCGAGAGCCACGAGGACGCCCTCTTCGCGCAGCCGACGGCCATCGCGGGCGGCAAACCCGACCACGCGGGTACGGGGCAGCTCGG includes:
- the xerD gene encoding site-specific tyrosine recombinase XerD; this translates as MTLPTSPAPALSAALATYLDHLAVERGMAQNTLVSYRRDLERYIQYLTAAGVSEPAEVSPAMVAQFLAGLRAGDDGRVPLAASSAARAVVAARGWHKFLAMEGVVALDASRDVHPPSPAKRLPKALPVHEITALIDSVIGDEPRQLRDRAILEFLYGTGARISEVIGLDIGDVDLDQQSAKLRGKGSKERYVPVGSYAKAALAAYVVRGRPALLAAGGRSNHAVFLNARGGRLTRQAAWTILRSAAERSGVVSRVSPHTMRHSFATHLLEGGADIRSVQELLGHASVTTTQVYTLVTIEALREVYATSHPRAR